The sequence below is a genomic window from Campylobacter concisus.
CAAGGAGATACCGCAAAAGCCTGATCCTGCGATGCTTTACTTAGCTGTTAGTAAAACTAAAGCTAACAAGGCGATCTTTATAGGAGATAGCCTAAAAGACGAGCTAGCCGCCAAAAATGCAAATATGCCTTATGTGCAAGTTTGCTGGGGATTTGGCGAGGAGAGCAAAACTGCTACGTATAATGCCAAAAATGTCAGCGAGGCGTGGGAGATAATATTAAATTTTTAACTTAGTTTTAATTGGCTATAATCTTAAGAAATTTTCAAAGAAACAGCGATGATAGATATATTTGAGGGCAGTGCGAGAGATAAATTTTATGACATTTTGTTTAACGCAAATGCCGTTTTGGTTAAAAATGAGATAGATAAAATTTTTGAAAAATTTGTGGCTATGAGCGAGCTTTGCGAAAAGCATGGCGTTAGCGAGGACGAGATCAGAAATTTTATAGCCTCAGAGCAAGATAAAGTTTATAACGGAGTAAATGACCTATATATCGAGCTTAGCGGAGAAATTTTAAGCCAAAATGAGT
It includes:
- a CDS encoding DUF2018 family protein; translated protein: MIDIFEGSARDKFYDILFNANAVLVKNEIDKIFEKFVAMSELCEKHGVSEDEIRNFIASEQDKVYNGVNDLYIELSGEILSQNE